In Oncorhynchus tshawytscha isolate Ot180627B linkage group LG23, Otsh_v2.0, whole genome shotgun sequence, the following proteins share a genomic window:
- the LOC112222743 gene encoding uncharacterized protein LOC112222743 isoform X1: MCAGAMVTAGVFLGPVASCFGTSFHNTMSPLIWIEMMLILSQASGTSGVDWKADYPKVVFTNKGDDVTIPCNFTSPPSPSKEPIQAYWKRLGNTKLNINDNDKNEFLYHPNNTFVIKSFQNRTNMTGNVTKGNCSLNIKRIDEGDMGPYYLRIATGANNFSFIHELVYINVSGTSGTISIIPMDKSNTVDSTTTVPLATTVLCEEALSTTIYIATTVPVVAVLLVAVLGIVWFFKYRKRSRCVTMQLSGYYANFTMTPMAKPERVKTTKKDDTQVPPPRVIDEPVYGNVQDPNNPMDSMDQMDSVYANVDYAKQ, translated from the exons ATGTGTGCCGGTGCCATGGTCACTGCTGGTGTTTTCCTTGGACCTGTAGCCTCCTGTTTTGGCACCTCTTTTCACAACACA ATGAGCCCATTGATATGGATTGAGATGATGCTCATTTTGTCTCAGGCCTCTGGCACTAGTG GTGTGGATTGGAAAGCTGATTACCCGAAGGTTGTTTTTACCAATAAGGGAGATGATGTGACCATTCCATGCAATTTtacctctcccccatccccatctaaagAGCCTATCCAGGCCTACTGGAAACGCCTGGGAAATACTAAACTTAACATCAATGACAATGACAAGAATGAATTCCTCTATCACCCCAACAACACATTTGTCATCAAGAGTTTTCAGAACAGGACCAACATGACAGGAAATGTCACTAAGGGAAACTGCTCCCTGAACATCAAGAGAATTGACGAAGGCGACATGGGGCCCTACTACTTGAGAATTGCCACTGGAGCCAACAACTTCAGTTTTATTCATGAACTTGTCTACATTAACGTATCTG GAACCTCCGGGACTATTTCAATCATACCAATGGACAAGTCAAACACAG TTGATTCCACGACTACAGTCCCACTAGCCACCACAGTAT TGTGTGAGGAAGCGCTATCCACGACCATATATATTGCCACCACGGTCCCAGTGGTTGCAGTTCTACTGGTTGCTGTATTGGGGATTGTTTGGTTCTTCAAGTACAGGAAAAG GTCCAGGTGTGTCACTATGCAATTGTCTGGATATTATGCTAATTTCACCATGACTCCAATGGCCAAACCTGAAAG AGTCAAAACTACAAAGAAAGATGACACCCAAGTTCCTCCTCCAAGGGTCATTGATGAGCCCGTCTATGGCAACGTCCAG